The Drosophila innubila isolate TH190305 chromosome 3R unlocalized genomic scaffold, UK_Dinn_1.0 2_E_3R, whole genome shotgun sequence genome has a segment encoding these proteins:
- the LOC117791953 gene encoding venom carboxylesterase-6 encodes MLSFILFACLLSYTSVLGVDVDLDLGRVHGVDLTSRLGVPFHAFRGIRYAEPPLGELRFKNPKPVKPWTPKTFDASKDGPMCPQPWGNMTDVSEDCLRLNVYTKNLNENAGLPVIVFIHPGGFYVFSGQSKYLAGPAHFMDRDCVLVTLNYRLGTLGFLATDSADAPGNAGLKDQVLALRWIQQHIHRFGGNPKSVTLLGYSAGSSSIALHMLSPMSRGLFHRGICMSASPYGKFMYRTSDVNVAQRQARLLKCPETPLKDLVSCLREKPMSDIVKSYKGMFEFGWNPMSNWNIVVERNHGQERFLVEDPHKTARCGNFYKVPLISGITEFELMTGAFFDLRNDSMRSMMNYDWERVAPILLLYERNTPHSKQASAVLRKKYLGDGQFENPGSLQALGRLYSDAVVGVEYNRFMRLMARHTRIYTYYFRYKGRYSFLKDPKTNKTMGAVHHDELLYLFHVPIISPLFKRTDPENTTIERLTRMWTRFALNGNPNNAADEYLRDLKWPIYNPNQPKYLEIDENLTIKRGKINEQRYNIWNKLFPIPN; translated from the exons ATGTTGAGCTTCATTTTATTCGCGTGCCTGTTGTCATACACAAGTGTATTGGGTGTTGATGTGGATCTGGATTTGGGACGGGTTCATGGCGTTGATCTGACTTCGAGACTGGGGGTCCCGTTTCACGCTTTTCGTGGCATTCGCTATGCGGAACCTCCTTTGGGTGAGCTGCGCTTTAAAAATCCAAAACCCGTTAAGCCATGGACACCCAAAACCTTCGATGCTAGTAAGGACGGACCCATGTGTCCACAGCCATGGGGAAATATGACAGATGTCTCTGAGGATTGTCTCCGACTGAATGTCTACACGAAGAACTTAAATGAGAACGCCGGACTGCCTGTGATTGTATTTATTCATCCAGGTGGTTTCTATGTGTTCTCGGGACAGAGCAAATACCTTGCTGGACCTGCCCATTTCATGGATCGTGATTGTGTGCTAGTTACACTCAATTATCGTTTGGGAACATTGGGTTTCCTGGCCACGGACAGCGCAGATGCTCCTGGCAATGCAGGACTCAAGGACCAAGTATTGGCGCTTCGTTGGATTCAACAGCACATTCATCGTTTCGGAGGCAATCCAAAGTCGGTAACACTTCTGGGATACAGTGCAGGAAGTTCGAGTATTGCCCTTCACATGTTGTCGCCGATGTCACGAGGTCTTTTCCACCGTGGCATCTGCATGAGTGCCTCTCCCTATGGCAAGTTCATGTATAGAACGTCAGACGTGAATGTGGCACAGCGTCAGGCGCGCTTATTAAAATGCCCTGAGACGCCACTTAAGGATTTAGTTAGCTGCCTACGTGAAAAGCCCATGTCAGATATTGTTAAGTCCTACAAAGGCATGTTCGAGTTCGGATGGAATCCCATGTCCAACTGGAATATAGTCGTAGAAAGGAACCATGGGCAGGAGCGATTTCTGGTGGAAGACCCACACAAAACGGCACGTTGTGGGAACTTCTACAAGGTACCTCTTATCTCGGGCATAACTGAATTTGAGCTAATGACAGGGGCATTCT TTGATCTGCGAAATGATAGCATGCGGAGCATGATGAACTACGACTGGGAGCGTGTTGCACCCATTTTATTGCTCTATGAACGTAACACGCCCCACTCCAAGCAGGCAAGTGCCGTACTTCGGAAAAAATATCTGGGCGATGGCCAGTTTGAAAATCCTGGATCATTGCAAGCACTCGGAAGACTCTATAGCGATGCAGTCGTAGGAGTCGAATATAATCGTTTCATGCGTCTCATGGCTCGTCACACACGAATATACACTTACTATTTCCGTTATAAAGGACGCTACAGTTTCCTAAAAGATCCGAAAACCAATAAAACAATGG GCGCGGTGCATCACGATGAGctattatatttgtttcatGTGCCAATCATTTCCCCACTCTTTAAAAGAACCGATCCTGAGAATACGACTATTGAACGACTTACGCGCATGTGGACGCGATTCGCCTTAAATGG AAATCCTAACAATGCAGCTGATGAATACTTGCGCGATTTAAAGTGGCCAATATATAATCCCAATCAAccaaaatatttggaaatcgATGAAAACCTGACGATCAAAAGGGGAAAAATTAATGAGCAACGCTACAATATCTGGAACAAGTTGTTTCCCATTcctaattaa
- the LOC117791242 gene encoding arrestin domain-containing protein 3 isoform X1, translating to MPSNCTIEFDRSSWIFYSGETVKGRFALTTTTNKTITAMYVSLKGVAKVSFEEEGTRAQVRSSKTYVNLRTDIRCERELPAGRHTYRFRIPLPPDCPTTCTEMYGEVSYNIALVIERSALLSHEFKTPLTVVQTYNLNMYPEMLIPIKYEDIKYFCCWPCPSGPVLMSLTIPFGGYTPGQRINYELYIDNQALGNDLKCVKLSLIQIYEFRAYSGTYKSKICKNDVSSELHSQMVRRLSKRLINGSLNIPTTLPPTSTKNYIIKISYVIYLFINAGDFQRDWEMEIPIIIGTIPLEQIANDPAHTTPWIPQTPDTPAVPAADLPPSYDVYRPPTFEEATHIGEVFEDTDDNNGYNNFVHSTGPRYEDSADVPLLRLPPTPTAYRASSIAAD from the exons ATGCCTTCAAATTGTACTATTGAGTTCGATCGCTCAAGTTGGATTTTCTACAGCGGCGAAACTGTCAAAGGCCGCTTTGCTTTAactacaacaaccaacaaGACTATTACCG CGATGTATGTTTCACTAAAGGGTGTGGCGAAGGTTTCTTTTGAAGAGGAGGGAACGCGGGCTCAAGTTCGAAGCTCAAAAACTTATGTAAATCTCCGAACAGATATTCGTTGCGAGAGAGAACTTCCAGCTGGCAGACACACCTACAGATTCCGTATACCTCTGCCGCCCGATTGCCCGACGACATGTACAGAAATGTACGGAGAGGTATCCTATAACATTGCGTTAGTAATTGAACGCTCTGCTCTATTGAGCCATGAATTCAAAACGCCGTTAACCGTAGTGCAGACCTATAATCTTAACATGTACCCGGAGATGCTG ATACCAATAAAATATGAAGACATCAAATACTTTTGCTGCTGGCCCTGTCCCTCCGGTCCTGTCCTAATGTCGCTAACGATACCTTTTGGTGGATATACACCTGGCCAGAGAATTAACTATGAGTTGTACATAGATAATCAGGCGCTTGGCAATGATCTTAAATGCGTTAAGCTCTCCCTCATACAGATCTATGAGTTCAGAGCTTATTCAGGCACCTACAAATCGAAGATTTGTAAGAATGACGTTTCTTCAGAGCTCCACTCCCAAATGGTACGGCGTCTGTCGAAACGCCTAATAAATGGAAGCCTGAACATACCCACCACCCTGCCACCCACCTCCACaaaaaactatattattaaaatatcttatgtGATATATCTCTTCATTAATGCGGGCGATTTTCAACGAGATTGGGAGATGGAAATCCCCATCATAATTGGCACCATTCCTCTAGAACAAATTGCCAATGATCCTGCTCATACGACCCCTTGGATTCCTCAAACACCAGACACTCCAGCTGTGCCAGCAGCAGATCTGCCACCAAGTTATGACGTCTACA GACCACCAACATTTGAGGAAGCCACACATATTGGAGAGGTGTTCGAAGATACAGACGACAATAATGGGTACAATAACTTTGTGCATTCCACTGGGCCACGTTACGAGGATTCTGCAGATGTCCCCTTGCTACGTCTGCCGCCGACTCCAACTGCCTACAGAGCCTCTTCAATAGCCGCTGATTAG
- the LOC117791242 gene encoding uncharacterized protein LOC117791242 isoform X2, producing MSLTIPFGGYTPGQRINYELYIDNQALGNDLKCVKLSLIQIYEFRAYSGTYKSKICKNDVSSELHSQMVRRLSKRLINGSLNIPTTLPPTSTKNYIIKISYVIYLFINAGDFQRDWEMEIPIIIGTIPLEQIANDPAHTTPWIPQTPDTPAVPAADLPPSYDVYRPPTFEEATHIGEVFEDTDDNNGYNNFVHSTGPRYEDSADVPLLRLPPTPTAYRASSIAAD from the exons ATGTCGCTAACGATACCTTTTGGTGGATATACACCTGGCCAGAGAATTAACTATGAGTTGTACATAGATAATCAGGCGCTTGGCAATGATCTTAAATGCGTTAAGCTCTCCCTCATACAGATCTATGAGTTCAGAGCTTATTCAGGCACCTACAAATCGAAGATTTGTAAGAATGACGTTTCTTCAGAGCTCCACTCCCAAATGGTACGGCGTCTGTCGAAACGCCTAATAAATGGAAGCCTGAACATACCCACCACCCTGCCACCCACCTCCACaaaaaactatattattaaaatatcttatgtGATATATCTCTTCATTAATGCGGGCGATTTTCAACGAGATTGGGAGATGGAAATCCCCATCATAATTGGCACCATTCCTCTAGAACAAATTGCCAATGATCCTGCTCATACGACCCCTTGGATTCCTCAAACACCAGACACTCCAGCTGTGCCAGCAGCAGATCTGCCACCAAGTTATGACGTCTACA GACCACCAACATTTGAGGAAGCCACACATATTGGAGAGGTGTTCGAAGATACAGACGACAATAATGGGTACAATAACTTTGTGCATTCCACTGGGCCACGTTACGAGGATTCTGCAGATGTCCCCTTGCTACGTCTGCCGCCGACTCCAACTGCCTACAGAGCCTCTTCAATAGCCGCTGATTAG
- the LOC117792259 gene encoding arrestin domain-containing protein 4 isoform X2, translating into MSQHCDIQLERPSGVYFSGETVNGHIYLTLTERALLKAIALEANGYASSSWLKPQKQKKSKAKDKPQVVKPPIAFEKRVDYFAKVDYFMGSEEAHPQLMDAGTYRYDFSVQLPPSCPSSYEGPHGHIRYTLQLMLHRSTNQTAEVALLRPLQVLQRCDSLPAQLTAPCEVQTMEQTATLKFWQRPMQLQLDIPRSGYEPGACISLHVRLANPQQLKLKMLTYKLNLVSTYVGQQKDKPKRAEAKVDRRYLVSSSHQLNNVARHELHNFQHLHTLQVPQTPATLSAAACTCLQLSYEVEVMLQTTSPERFIMAQIPIIVSNPMSMQDGLKQPPFPRSQFDLPGMGVASAPNQTPEPDTFAMGAPNLSQSMSSLTSNFREAEFMVATNLNKKDKHAMSGENIDFRPRYLYYEMEHAETEKVL; encoded by the exons ATGAGCCAACATTGCGACATCCAATTGGAGAGGCCCAGTGGGGTCTACTTCTCCGGTGAGACGGTCAATGGCCACATCTATCTAACCCTTACGGAGCGTGCTCTATTAAAAG CGATTGCACTGGAGGCCAATGGCTATGCAAGCAGCTCCTGGCTGAAGCCtcagaagcagaagaaatCAAAGGCCAAAGACAAACCACAGGTTGTCAAGCCGCCGATTGCCTTTGAGAAGCGTGTGGATTACTTTGCAAAGGTTGATTATTTCATGGGATCGGAGGAGGCGCATCCGCAGCTCATGGATGCGGGCACCTATAGGTATGACTTTAGTGTGCAGCTGCCACCAAGCTGCCCCAGCAGCTATGAAGGGCCACATGGACACATACGCTACACGCTGCAGCTGATGTTGCACCGCAGCACGAATCAAACTGCTGAGGTGGCACTTTTACGCCCACTGCAGGTGTTGCAACGTTGCGACTCGCTGCCTGCCCAGTTGACGGCGCCTTGTGAGGTCCAGACTATGGAGCAGACTGCGACACTTAAATTCTGGCAGCGACCtatgcaactgcagctggatATACCCAGATCTGGTTACGAGCCCGGTGCATGCATCTCATTGCACGTGAGGCTGGCCAATCCGCAGCAGCTGAAGCTCAAAATGTTGACCTACAAGCTCAACCTGGTCAGCACCTATGTGGGGCAGCAGAAGGATAAGCCGAAGCGTGCAGAGGCTAAAGTAGATCGTCGCTATTTGGTCAGCAGCAGCCATCAGCTGAATAACGTGGCACGTCATGAGTTGCACAACTTTCAGCATCTTCATACGTTGCAAGTGCCACAGACACCTGCCACATTGAGTGCCGCTGCCTGCACTTGCCTCCAGCTCAGCTACGAGGTGGAGGTAATGCTGCAAACCACATCGCCAGAGCGCTTCATCATGGCCCAGATCCCAATCATTGTTAGCAATCCGATGTCTATGCAGGATGGCCTAAAGCAACCACCTTTCCCACGTTCTCAGTTCGATCTGCCCGGCATGGGCGTGGCAAGTGCACCTAATCAGACACCCGAACCTGATACCTTCGCCATGGGAGCGCCTAATCTAAGTCAGTCCATGAGCTCATTGA CCTCCAATTTTCGAGAGGCAGAGTTCATGGTGGCCACCAATCTGAATAAGAAAGATAAGCATGCCATGTCCGGTGAGAACATTGACTTTAGACCACGTTATCTCTACTATGAAATGGAACATGCCGAAACCGAAAAGGTTCTCTAA
- the LOC117792259 gene encoding arrestin domain-containing protein 4 isoform X1, with amino-acid sequence MSQHCDIQLERPSGVYFSGETVNGHIYLTLTERALLKAIALEANGYASSSWLKPQKQKKSKAKDKPQVVKPPIAFEKRVDYFAKVDYFMGSEEAHPQLMDAGTYRYDFSVQLPPSCPSSYEGPHGHIRYTLQLMLHRSTNQTAEVALLRPLQVLQRCDSLPAQLTAPCEVQTMEQTATLKFWQRPMQLQLDIPRSGYEPGACISLHVRLANPQQLKLKMLTYKLNLVSTYVGQQKDKPKRAEAKVDRRYLVSSSHQLNNVARHELHNFQHLHTLQVPQTPATLSAAACTCLQLSYEVEVMLQTTSPERFIMAQIPIIVSNPMSMQDGLKQPPFPRSQFDLPGMGVASAPNQTPEPDTFAMGAPNLSQSMSSLTASNFREAEFMVATNLNKKDKHAMSGENIDFRPRYLYYEMEHAETEKVL; translated from the exons ATGAGCCAACATTGCGACATCCAATTGGAGAGGCCCAGTGGGGTCTACTTCTCCGGTGAGACGGTCAATGGCCACATCTATCTAACCCTTACGGAGCGTGCTCTATTAAAAG CGATTGCACTGGAGGCCAATGGCTATGCAAGCAGCTCCTGGCTGAAGCCtcagaagcagaagaaatCAAAGGCCAAAGACAAACCACAGGTTGTCAAGCCGCCGATTGCCTTTGAGAAGCGTGTGGATTACTTTGCAAAGGTTGATTATTTCATGGGATCGGAGGAGGCGCATCCGCAGCTCATGGATGCGGGCACCTATAGGTATGACTTTAGTGTGCAGCTGCCACCAAGCTGCCCCAGCAGCTATGAAGGGCCACATGGACACATACGCTACACGCTGCAGCTGATGTTGCACCGCAGCACGAATCAAACTGCTGAGGTGGCACTTTTACGCCCACTGCAGGTGTTGCAACGTTGCGACTCGCTGCCTGCCCAGTTGACGGCGCCTTGTGAGGTCCAGACTATGGAGCAGACTGCGACACTTAAATTCTGGCAGCGACCtatgcaactgcagctggatATACCCAGATCTGGTTACGAGCCCGGTGCATGCATCTCATTGCACGTGAGGCTGGCCAATCCGCAGCAGCTGAAGCTCAAAATGTTGACCTACAAGCTCAACCTGGTCAGCACCTATGTGGGGCAGCAGAAGGATAAGCCGAAGCGTGCAGAGGCTAAAGTAGATCGTCGCTATTTGGTCAGCAGCAGCCATCAGCTGAATAACGTGGCACGTCATGAGTTGCACAACTTTCAGCATCTTCATACGTTGCAAGTGCCACAGACACCTGCCACATTGAGTGCCGCTGCCTGCACTTGCCTCCAGCTCAGCTACGAGGTGGAGGTAATGCTGCAAACCACATCGCCAGAGCGCTTCATCATGGCCCAGATCCCAATCATTGTTAGCAATCCGATGTCTATGCAGGATGGCCTAAAGCAACCACCTTTCCCACGTTCTCAGTTCGATCTGCCCGGCATGGGCGTGGCAAGTGCACCTAATCAGACACCCGAACCTGATACCTTCGCCATGGGAGCGCCTAATCTAAGTCAGTCCATGAGCTCATTGA CAGCCTCCAATTTTCGAGAGGCAGAGTTCATGGTGGCCACCAATCTGAATAAGAAAGATAAGCATGCCATGTCCGGTGAGAACATTGACTTTAGACCACGTTATCTCTACTATGAAATGGAACATGCCGAAACCGAAAAGGTTCTCTAA